A stretch of DNA from Pseudonocardia hierapolitana:
ACTGCGCCAGGAGTTCATCGGCGCAGGCCCGCTCGACCAGCTGCTGCGCGACCCGCGCACCACAGACGTCCTCGTCTGCGGGCCCGCCTCGGTGTGGGTCGACCGAGGAGCCGGCCTCGAGCGCACCGCGGTCCGCTTCCCCGACGACGGCGCGGTGCGCCGCCTCGCGCAGCGCCTCGCGATCGCCGCCGGACGTCGCCTCGACGACGCCAGCCCGTACGTCGACGGCTGGGTCGCCGACGCGGGCGTGCGGCTGCACGCCGTGCTGCCACCGGTCGCCGCCGACGGCACCTGCCTGTCGCTGCGCGTCCTCCGCCCGGCGGCCCACGACCTCGCCGCGTTGCGCGCGTCGGGCACCATCGACGCCACCGGCGAGGCGGTGCTGCGCGCGGTGCTCGCCGCCCGGCTCGCGTTCGTCGTCTCGGGGGGCACGGGCAGCGGCAAGACCACGATCCTCGCGGCACTCCTCGCCGCCGTCGACCCGCGGGAGCGCGTGGTCTGCGTCGAGGACGCCGAGGAGCTGCGGCCGCGCCACCCGCACGTCGTGCGGCTCGTCGCCCGGCCCGCCAACATCGAGGGCGCAGGCGGGGTCACGCTGCGCGACCTCGTGCGGCAGGCCCTCCGGATGCGACCCGACCGCCTGATCGTCGGCGAGGTGCGCGGCGGCGAGGTGTGCGACCTGCTCGCCGCGCTCAACACCGGCCACGACGGCGGCGCGGGCACCATCCACGCCAACTCCGCACGCGAGGTTCCCGCGCGGATGGAGGCGCTCGCCGCCGCAGGCGGGCTGCCCCGCGACGCGCTCCACAGCCAGCTCGCCGCGGCCGTGCAGGTCGTGCTGCACATGCACCGGCTGCCGTCCGGGGCACGGGTGCTCGACACGGTCGCCGTGCTGGGCCATGACCTCCACACCGACCACCACGCGGTCACCGTCCGACCGGTCTGGACACGGGCGCAGGGCTGGACCGCAGACCGCCCCGTGCTCGGTGCGCTGCTCGAGGAGCGGGAGGTGACCCTCCCGT
This window harbors:
- a CDS encoding TadA family conjugal transfer-associated ATPase, with protein sequence MNAHAGTAPPADTTPLVDRVRSRLAATGGELTQAAVAAAVRAESGGVVSDLDVLSALRVLRQEFIGAGPLDQLLRDPRTTDVLVCGPASVWVDRGAGLERTAVRFPDDGAVRRLAQRLAIAAGRRLDDASPYVDGWVADAGVRLHAVLPPVAADGTCLSLRVLRPAAHDLAALRASGTIDATGEAVLRAVLAARLAFVVSGGTGSGKTTILAALLAAVDPRERVVCVEDAEELRPRHPHVVRLVARPANIEGAGGVTLRDLVRQALRMRPDRLIVGEVRGGEVCDLLAALNTGHDGGAGTIHANSAREVPARMEALAAAGGLPRDALHSQLAAAVQVVLHMHRLPSGARVLDTVAVLGHDLHTDHHAVTVRPVWTRAQGWTADRPVLGALLEEREVTLPW